In Exiguobacterium sibiricum 7-3, a genomic segment contains:
- a CDS encoding AzlC family ABC transporter permease, translating into MTSSFQAGVKACLPTVLGYLGIGFSAGIVGRAAGLSPLEIGLMSILIYAGAAQFIITSLLLLNSPFSAIILTTFIVNSRHLLMSMTLAPRVTSRHLLDRFGIGALLTDESFAVAMNTSLKQQIDAKFMHGLNLTAYFSWIASTVLGALVGSWFPDPERFGLDFALTAMFIGLLYLQLESERSRVALNGILLVLVFLLLYISMRYLSPELAVLFATMVAASIGVVISRWKSA; encoded by the coding sequence ATGACCAGCTCGTTTCAAGCAGGTGTCAAAGCCTGTCTTCCGACTGTCCTCGGTTATCTCGGTATCGGATTTTCCGCCGGTATCGTCGGACGCGCCGCCGGACTCAGTCCGCTTGAAATCGGATTGATGTCTATCCTGATTTATGCCGGAGCAGCCCAGTTCATCATTACCAGCCTCCTGCTGTTAAACAGTCCATTCTCTGCCATCATCTTAACGACGTTCATCGTCAACTCCCGTCATTTATTGATGAGCATGACGCTCGCACCGCGTGTTACAAGCCGGCATCTCCTCGACCGGTTCGGGATCGGTGCTCTCTTGACGGATGAATCGTTTGCTGTCGCCATGAATACTTCCTTAAAACAACAGATCGATGCTAAATTCATGCACGGGTTGAATCTGACCGCCTACTTCAGTTGGATTGCTTCGACCGTCCTCGGTGCACTCGTCGGCAGTTGGTTTCCGGATCCGGAACGGTTCGGACTGGACTTTGCTTTGACGGCGATGTTTATCGGCTTGTTGTACTTGCAGCTTGAAAGTGAACGGTCACGTGTTGCCTTGAACGGAATTTTACTGGTACTCGTTTTCTTGTTGTTGTACATATCGATGCGCTACCTCTCACCGGAACTCGCTGTTTTGTTTGCGACGATGGTAGCTGCCAGCATAGGAGTAGTGATCTCACGATGGAAATCCGCTTAG
- a CDS encoding MerR family transcriptional regulator, with protein MADLSRQSKPLFPIGVVQELTALSARQIRYYEEQGLIKPERTETKRRLYSFNDVDRLLTIKEYLDQGLNIAGIKMIFDNDLVKRERVAEKVVTTRPELSDGELYKLLKNELQEAGRHGKTSLIQGELGRFFK; from the coding sequence ATGGCAGACTTATCACGACAGTCCAAGCCACTATTCCCCATCGGAGTCGTTCAAGAGTTGACCGCGTTATCTGCCCGACAAATCCGATATTACGAAGAACAAGGATTGATCAAGCCGGAGCGGACAGAGACGAAACGTCGCCTCTATTCGTTCAACGATGTCGATCGCTTGTTGACGATCAAGGAATATCTAGACCAGGGACTGAATATCGCAGGGATCAAAATGATTTTTGACAATGATCTTGTCAAACGGGAACGAGTTGCGGAGAAGGTCGTTACGACCCGTCCGGAATTATCTGATGGCGAATTGTATAAACTCCTGAAAAATGAATTGCAGGAAGCAGGGCGGCATGGAAAAACGTCACTCATTCAAGGTGAGCTCGGACGATTTTTCAAGTAA
- a CDS encoding MIP/aquaporin family protein has product MSNFISELIGTMILILLGDGVVAGVVLKKTKSENSGWIVITFAWGLAVMTAVYIAAASGAHLNPAVTLSLALNSDLPWADVPVYIAAQLIGAFIGAVLVWLHYMKHFEATDDQAAKLGVFATGPAIRHTGSNLVSEIIGTFVLVFGILAFGANSFADGLNPLIVGLLVVVIGLSLGGTTGYAINPARDLGPRIAHAILPIPGKGSSDWGYSWIPVVGPFIGGAIAVFLHQMLF; this is encoded by the coding sequence ATGAGTAACTTTATTAGTGAGCTGATTGGAACAATGATTCTGATTTTGCTCGGGGATGGGGTCGTTGCAGGGGTTGTCTTGAAAAAGACGAAATCTGAGAACAGCGGCTGGATCGTCATCACATTTGCTTGGGGTCTCGCCGTCATGACTGCAGTTTATATTGCAGCCGCCAGTGGTGCCCACCTTAATCCAGCGGTCACATTGTCGCTAGCGTTAAACTCTGATTTACCATGGGCAGATGTACCTGTCTACATCGCCGCTCAATTAATCGGAGCCTTTATCGGTGCGGTACTCGTTTGGCTTCATTACATGAAACATTTTGAAGCGACAGATGACCAAGCTGCAAAATTAGGTGTCTTTGCAACAGGACCAGCTATCCGCCATACCGGTTCAAACCTTGTTTCTGAAATCATCGGGACATTCGTCTTGGTCTTCGGAATCCTAGCATTTGGTGCCAACTCATTCGCTGACGGTCTAAACCCGTTAATCGTTGGTCTTCTTGTTGTCGTCATCGGTCTCTCGCTTGGTGGTACAACAGGATATGCCATCAATCCGGCCCGTGACCTTGGACCGCGGATTGCCCATGCCATTTTACCAATCCCGGGAAAAGGTTCGTCAGATTGGGGTTATTCTTGGATCCCAGTCGTCGGTCCATTCATCGGTGGTGCGATTGCCGTTTTCCTTCATCAAATGCTGTTTTAA
- the yneA gene encoding cell division suppressor protein YneA, whose protein sequence is MMHTIRTHAFSIVFYTLSLAFILFLLTPRPDEKVDQLLTASVTVDQNATVEQVAEVYNDGSMTDQEYVEWLIENNELKTTHVISKNKIVVPIAQQ, encoded by the coding sequence ATGATGCATACGATTCGTACCCATGCCTTTTCCATTGTTTTTTATACGCTCAGCCTTGCTTTCATTCTTTTTCTCTTAACGCCTCGACCGGACGAAAAGGTCGATCAACTCTTGACGGCTTCTGTTACGGTCGATCAAAATGCGACAGTCGAACAAGTCGCCGAAGTCTACAACGACGGTTCAATGACGGACCAAGAATATGTCGAATGGTTGATTGAGAATAATGAATTAAAGACGACACATGTCATTTCGAAAAACAAAATCGTTGTACCAATCGCGCAACAATGA
- a CDS encoding AzlD domain-containing protein, producing the protein MEIRLELLILFAACGLVTLIPRILPFLLMHGLTLPRLLTEWLSFIPICLLSALFFQNLLLAQSDDYPTLSSLHLAASVPTILVALTSKSLSFTVITGVLSMALIRFFL; encoded by the coding sequence ATGGAAATCCGCTTAGAGCTTTTAATCCTGTTCGCCGCCTGTGGTCTTGTCACATTGATTCCACGGATTTTGCCGTTTTTGCTGATGCATGGATTGACGTTACCCCGTCTGTTGACCGAGTGGTTGTCGTTCATCCCGATTTGCCTGCTCAGTGCTTTGTTTTTTCAGAACCTGCTGCTTGCTCAAAGCGATGATTATCCCACGCTGTCTTCTCTCCACCTCGCAGCATCGGTACCGACAATCCTTGTCGCACTGACCAGCAAAAGTCTTTCCTTCACGGTCATCACCGGCGTCCTGTCGATGGCGCTGATCCGCTTTTTCCTGTAG
- the lexA gene encoding transcriptional repressor LexA has protein sequence MRKMSKRQQEILDYIVAQVKLKGYPPSVREIGEAVGLASSSTVHGHLDRLEKRGLIRRDPTKPRAIEILLDKPDEDHEAIVHIPVIGKVTAGLPITAIENIEEHFPLPAHYVGNENVFMLTIDGESMINAGILDGDRVIVRQQNTAENGEIVVAMTEDSEATVKRFFLEDQQVRLQPENDSMDPMYFDNVSILGKVIGVYRTIH, from the coding sequence ATGCGGAAAATGTCGAAACGACAACAAGAAATCCTTGACTACATCGTTGCTCAAGTGAAACTGAAAGGGTATCCGCCTTCAGTTCGTGAAATCGGTGAAGCTGTTGGTCTTGCTTCAAGCTCAACGGTACACGGTCATTTGGATCGTCTAGAAAAACGCGGACTGATTCGCCGTGACCCAACTAAGCCACGTGCGATTGAGATATTGCTTGATAAACCTGATGAAGATCACGAAGCCATCGTGCATATTCCCGTCATCGGGAAAGTAACGGCTGGTCTTCCAATCACGGCCATCGAAAACATTGAGGAACACTTCCCACTTCCTGCACATTACGTCGGGAACGAAAATGTCTTCATGTTGACGATTGATGGTGAGTCCATGATCAACGCAGGTATTCTAGACGGTGACCGGGTCATCGTTCGTCAGCAAAACACAGCAGAGAATGGTGAAATCGTCGTTGCTATGACCGAAGATAGCGAAGCGACAGTCAAACGGTTCTTCTTAGAAGATCAACAAGTACGTCTCCAACCAGAAAATGACTCGATGGACCCGATGTATTTCGATAACGTCTCGATTCTTGGCAAGGTCATCGGCGTATATCGGACGATCCACTAA
- a CDS encoding GNAT family N-acetyltransferase, giving the protein MEFKRADQKIEAYQDNQVVGEITYSDTKGGKWIIDHTYVHPNHRNQQIGEQLVKAIVEWAREENIKLLPLCPFAKKEFEQTPDYADVSA; this is encoded by the coding sequence ATGGAATTTAAACGAGCGGATCAAAAGATTGAAGCGTATCAAGACAATCAAGTGGTTGGGGAAATCACGTACAGTGATACGAAAGGCGGTAAGTGGATCATTGATCATACGTATGTCCATCCGAATCATCGGAACCAACAGATCGGTGAACAACTGGTCAAAGCGATTGTCGAGTGGGCACGTGAAGAAAACATCAAGCTGTTGCCGCTTTGTCCATTTGCGAAAAAGGAGTTTGAGCAGACACCAGATTATGCAGATGTATCGGCTTAA
- a CDS encoding YneB family resolvase-like protein — MKVVIYCRVSTEKEAQDSSLERQRSELSGLAATKGFEVVEIITEKESGYDVDREGMLSVLDYVTRQAVDAVLVTDDTRIGRGNAKIAILHTFQKHQVQLMTMESDGEYKLADAEAMVLEIVSLVEEYQRKLHNAKIARGMRRAVENGFRPEQNLNRQGENAGRSRKEVPIEEIVRLRELGLTFADIAVTLRGMGHDISKATVNRRYLEYKEVVSTYE, encoded by the coding sequence ATGAAAGTAGTAATCTACTGTCGCGTCTCGACGGAAAAAGAAGCACAGGACAGCTCGCTTGAGCGGCAAAGGTCAGAACTGTCGGGACTCGCTGCAACAAAAGGATTTGAAGTCGTGGAGATCATCACGGAAAAAGAAAGTGGTTACGACGTTGACCGGGAAGGTATGTTGTCCGTTCTCGATTACGTCACACGTCAAGCCGTGGACGCCGTTCTTGTGACGGATGATACACGGATCGGGCGCGGGAATGCCAAAATCGCCATTTTACATACATTCCAAAAACATCAGGTTCAACTGATGACGATGGAATCGGATGGCGAGTATAAATTGGCAGATGCCGAAGCGATGGTGCTTGAAATCGTATCGCTCGTCGAAGAGTATCAACGGAAACTGCATAATGCAAAGATTGCCCGCGGTATGCGACGGGCTGTCGAAAATGGTTTTCGTCCCGAACAAAACCTGAACCGCCAAGGTGAAAATGCCGGTCGGAGCCGGAAGGAAGTCCCGATTGAAGAAATCGTGCGGTTACGTGAGTTAGGACTGACATTTGCGGACATTGCGGTGACATTAAGAGGGATGGGACATGACATTTCGAAAGCGACCGTCAACCGGCGTTATCTGGAATATAAAGAAGTTGTCAGTACGTACGAATAG
- the glnA gene encoding type I glutamate--ammonia ligase codes for MTRRNITREDIMKIAKAEDVRFIRLQFTDILGTIKNVEIPVSQLEKALDNKMMFDGSSIEGFVRIEESDMYLFPDLNTWVVFPWTEDGTGKVARLICDIYNPDGTPFAGDPRGQLKRVLKEMEELGFTSFNVGPEPEFFLFKKDANGRPTLELNDQGGYFDLAPVDLGENCRKEIVIELENMGFEIEASHHEVAPGQHEIDFKYADAITTADNIQTFKLVVKTIAAKHNLHATFMPKPLYGVNGSGMHANMSLFKGNENVFFDEGNSNMQLSDDARAFTAGILKHARAFTAVCNPTVNSYKRLVPGYEAPCYVAWSARNRSPLVRVPAARGLSTRIEVRSVDPAANPYLALATLLASGLDGIKNNLTAPAPIDRNIYVMDKPERVANGIDDLPSTLSHALEVLKADDVVMHALGEHIAEHFVELKEIEWDMFRTQVTEWERDQYMVLF; via the coding sequence ATGACACGTCGCAACATTACACGAGAAGACATTATGAAAATCGCTAAAGCTGAGGATGTACGTTTTATTCGTTTACAGTTCACAGATATCCTCGGTACAATCAAGAACGTTGAAATTCCAGTCAGCCAATTGGAAAAAGCACTTGATAACAAAATGATGTTCGATGGTTCATCAATCGAAGGATTCGTCCGGATTGAAGAATCAGATATGTATCTCTTCCCAGACCTCAACACATGGGTGGTCTTCCCATGGACAGAAGACGGAACGGGTAAAGTCGCACGTCTCATCTGTGACATCTACAATCCAGATGGCACACCGTTTGCCGGAGATCCGCGTGGTCAACTCAAACGGGTACTTAAAGAAATGGAAGAGCTTGGGTTCACTTCGTTCAACGTAGGTCCTGAGCCTGAATTCTTCTTGTTCAAGAAGGATGCAAACGGTCGTCCGACACTTGAACTCAATGACCAAGGTGGTTACTTCGACTTAGCACCAGTCGATCTCGGTGAAAACTGCCGTAAGGAAATCGTCATCGAGCTTGAAAACATGGGCTTTGAAATCGAAGCATCTCACCATGAAGTCGCACCAGGACAACACGAAATCGACTTCAAATATGCGGATGCGATCACGACAGCGGATAACATCCAGACGTTCAAACTCGTTGTTAAGACAATTGCAGCGAAACATAACTTGCACGCGACATTCATGCCAAAACCACTTTACGGTGTTAACGGTTCAGGAATGCATGCTAACATGTCCCTCTTTAAAGGCAACGAAAATGTCTTCTTCGATGAAGGAAACAGCAACATGCAACTGTCTGACGATGCTCGTGCGTTCACGGCTGGTATCTTGAAGCACGCACGTGCCTTCACAGCAGTCTGTAACCCGACAGTCAACTCGTACAAACGACTTGTTCCAGGTTATGAAGCACCTTGCTACGTGGCATGGTCAGCTCGTAACCGTTCACCACTCGTCCGTGTACCGGCAGCACGTGGTCTCTCGACACGGATTGAAGTCCGTTCAGTCGACCCGGCAGCCAACCCGTACTTGGCACTTGCGACATTGCTCGCTTCAGGTCTTGACGGAATCAAGAACAACTTGACAGCACCGGCTCCAATCGACCGTAACATCTACGTGATGGACAAACCGGAACGTGTGGCAAACGGCATTGACGATCTTCCGTCAACGCTCAGCCATGCCCTCGAAGTCTTAAAAGCGGATGATGTCGTCATGCACGCACTTGGCGAACATATCGCAGAGCACTTCGTTGAGTTGAAAGAAATCGAATGGGATATGTTCCGTACGCAAGTCACGGAATGGGAACGCGATCAGTATATGGTCTTGTTCTAA
- the dhaK gene encoding dihydroxyacetone kinase subunit DhaK: MDKLMQDANRFVSDMVDGLVLAHPDLYAKVDGVNVIKRKEPLNGKVALVSGGGSGHEPAHAGFIGDGMLAAAVCGEVFTSPTPDMVLEGIKAADGGKGVLLVVKNYSGDVMNFDMAKELAELEDIEVETVIVRDDIAIKKEEDRRGVAGTIFVHKIAGAAAAEGKSLAEVKAVAEKVIAGVRSIGMALSPCYMPESGKPGFDLHEDEMEIGIGIHGEKGLERKPIASVEAIVTELLDRLTAEVTDKKVAVMVNGMGGTPESELYITYKYVAEQLQAKGYDIVRPFVGNYMTSLEMHGFSITLLPVDDELVGYLDAKTNAIGF, from the coding sequence ATGGATAAATTAATGCAAGATGCGAATCGGTTTGTCTCGGATATGGTCGATGGTCTCGTTTTAGCACATCCCGATCTTTATGCAAAAGTCGACGGAGTCAATGTCATCAAACGAAAAGAACCGCTTAACGGAAAAGTAGCACTTGTATCCGGTGGCGGAAGTGGTCACGAACCGGCCCATGCCGGATTTATCGGGGACGGGATGCTGGCAGCAGCCGTTTGCGGCGAAGTCTTCACTTCTCCGACGCCAGATATGGTGCTTGAGGGAATTAAGGCAGCAGACGGTGGGAAAGGAGTTCTGCTCGTCGTCAAAAATTATTCCGGTGACGTCATGAACTTCGATATGGCGAAAGAACTGGCGGAACTGGAAGACATTGAAGTCGAGACGGTCATCGTCCGGGATGATATTGCCATCAAAAAAGAAGAGGACCGCCGAGGCGTCGCCGGGACGATTTTTGTCCACAAGATTGCCGGAGCTGCGGCAGCGGAAGGAAAATCATTAGCGGAAGTCAAAGCAGTCGCTGAAAAAGTCATTGCTGGTGTCCGGTCAATCGGAATGGCATTATCCCCATGTTATATGCCGGAAAGCGGCAAACCTGGCTTTGATCTCCACGAGGATGAGATGGAAATCGGGATCGGGATTCATGGTGAAAAAGGACTGGAACGTAAACCGATTGCCTCCGTCGAAGCAATCGTGACGGAATTACTCGATCGACTGACGGCGGAAGTGACTGATAAAAAAGTAGCTGTCATGGTCAACGGAATGGGTGGAACGCCTGAATCGGAATTGTACATCACGTACAAGTATGTTGCGGAGCAACTGCAGGCAAAAGGGTATGACATCGTCCGACCATTCGTCGGCAATTATATGACATCGCTTGAAATGCATGGTTTCTCGATCACCTTGCTTCCGGTGGACGATGAGCTGGTCGGCTACCTGGATGCAAAAACGAACGCGATCGGATTCTAA
- the glpK gene encoding glycerol kinase GlpK encodes MENKYILALDQGTTSSRAIIFDHDGQIVNSAQREFKQYFPQPGWVEHDANEIWGSILAVMADALGTADIKPSQIASIGITNQRETTVVWNKETGKPVYHALVWQSRQTSGICDELNAQGLNQTFRDKTGLLIDAYFSGTKVKWILDNVEGAREQAENGELLFGTIDTWLVWKLSGGKTHITDYTNASRTLMYNIYEQKWDDELLEILTVPKSMLPEVRQSSEVYDNTVPYHFFGFEVPIAGIAGDQQAALFGQTCFEPGEGKNTYGTGCFMLMNTGEKAVSSNHGLLTTIAWGVDGKVEYALEGSIFVAGSAIQWLRDGLRMLKNAKDSEGYALKVDSTEGVYVVPAFVGLGAPYWDSDVRGAIFGLTRGTDKEHFVRATLESLAYQTRDVLTAMEKDSGIELKTLRVDGGAVSNDFLMQFQSDILGVPVDRPEINETTALGAAYLAGLAVGYWKDKAEIKKQWKLNRQFKPEMKEDDREQRYAGWQKAVEATMAFKPNKKEVNA; translated from the coding sequence ATGGAAAACAAGTATATCTTAGCACTCGATCAAGGAACGACAAGTTCACGTGCCATTATCTTTGATCATGACGGTCAAATCGTGAACTCGGCACAACGGGAATTCAAACAATACTTCCCGCAACCAGGCTGGGTCGAGCATGATGCCAATGAAATTTGGGGATCGATCCTCGCTGTCATGGCAGATGCTCTCGGAACGGCTGATATCAAACCGAGCCAAATCGCAAGTATCGGAATTACGAACCAGCGTGAGACGACGGTCGTCTGGAACAAAGAAACAGGTAAACCGGTCTATCACGCGCTTGTCTGGCAATCGCGTCAAACATCTGGTATCTGTGATGAGCTGAATGCACAAGGTCTGAATCAAACATTCCGCGATAAAACAGGTCTCCTGATTGACGCCTACTTCTCAGGTACAAAAGTGAAGTGGATTTTAGATAACGTGGAAGGTGCACGTGAACAAGCCGAAAACGGTGAACTTCTATTCGGAACCATCGACACATGGCTCGTCTGGAAGTTGTCTGGCGGCAAAACGCATATCACAGATTATACAAACGCTTCCCGGACATTGATGTACAACATTTACGAACAAAAATGGGATGATGAGTTGCTTGAAATCCTGACAGTTCCAAAATCCATGTTACCGGAAGTCCGTCAATCGAGTGAAGTCTATGACAACACTGTTCCGTATCACTTCTTTGGCTTCGAAGTACCAATCGCCGGAATCGCAGGTGACCAACAAGCGGCCCTCTTCGGTCAAACGTGTTTCGAACCAGGTGAAGGAAAGAACACATACGGTACAGGTTGCTTCATGCTGATGAATACTGGTGAAAAAGCTGTTTCATCTAACCACGGTCTGTTGACGACAATCGCCTGGGGTGTCGACGGAAAAGTCGAATATGCGCTTGAAGGATCAATCTTTGTGGCCGGTTCTGCGATTCAGTGGTTACGCGACGGTTTACGGATGTTGAAAAATGCGAAAGACTCAGAAGGCTATGCCTTAAAAGTCGATTCGACAGAAGGCGTTTACGTCGTTCCTGCATTCGTCGGACTCGGTGCTCCTTACTGGGATAGCGACGTTCGTGGAGCAATCTTCGGTTTAACACGCGGAACGGACAAAGAACATTTCGTTCGCGCGACTCTCGAATCACTTGCTTATCAAACACGTGATGTCTTGACTGCAATGGAAAAAGATTCAGGAATCGAACTGAAAACGTTGCGCGTTGATGGTGGTGCGGTTTCAAACGATTTCTTGATGCAGTTCCAGTCAGACATCCTGGGCGTACCAGTCGATCGTCCAGAAATCAATGAAACAACTGCCCTCGGTGCTGCTTACCTTGCCGGTCTCGCAGTCGGTTACTGGAAAGATAAAGCAGAAATCAAAAAGCAATGGAAACTCAACCGTCAGTTCAAACCAGAGATGAAAGAAGACGATCGCGAACAGCGTTATGCTGGATGGCAAAAAGCGGTTGAAGCGACAATGGCATTTAAACCGAACAAAAAAGAAGTCAACGCCTGA
- a CDS encoding metal-binding protein yields the protein MPSGNVHDTVNTVALTGYVAYSVATQQTDWLPTAVGIAVGTLWLSPDLDLKSEPYYRHGPLRVLWMPYVKIMPHRSIWSHGLIIGDLIRLLYSAAFVIPLLFLALYLKIIESSTVDSWFAAMPAFITGIMVASTIHIVLDHSSSFFRTKKKRKKRR from the coding sequence ATGCCTTCTGGAAATGTACATGATACAGTCAATACCGTTGCTTTAACCGGCTACGTTGCGTATTCGGTCGCAACGCAGCAGACGGATTGGCTTCCAACTGCTGTCGGCATCGCTGTCGGCACCCTTTGGCTTTCACCCGACCTCGATTTGAAGTCTGAACCTTACTATCGCCACGGACCGCTACGTGTCCTTTGGATGCCGTATGTCAAAATCATGCCCCACCGTTCCATCTGGTCGCATGGCTTGATCATCGGTGACCTCATTCGCCTGCTGTACAGCGCGGCTTTCGTGATTCCACTTTTATTTTTAGCGCTGTACCTGAAAATCATCGAGTCGAGTACGGTCGATTCCTGGTTTGCAGCCATGCCTGCTTTTATCACCGGCATCATGGTTGCCAGTACGATCCATATCGTTCTTGATCATTCCAGCAGTTTCTTTCGAACTAAAAAAAAGCGAAAAAAACGCCGCTGA
- the dhaM gene encoding dihydroxyacetone kinase phosphoryl donor subunit DhaM codes for MINLILVSHSEKLAAGLKELLAEMAPDTPVLLAAGLADGSIGTDASRIEETMNELTDDGLILTDIGSATMNAELALELYSGDRNVQFVEAPLVEGAFLAAVLSGQSKSLDDIVSGVKAEFS; via the coding sequence ATGATTAATTTGATTTTAGTATCCCACAGTGAGAAGTTGGCAGCCGGACTGAAAGAACTATTGGCTGAGATGGCTCCAGATACACCGGTGTTACTCGCAGCTGGTCTTGCAGATGGTAGTATCGGTACCGACGCATCTCGAATTGAAGAGACGATGAATGAATTGACGGATGACGGTTTGATTTTGACCGACATCGGATCGGCGACGATGAATGCGGAACTGGCCTTAGAACTATACAGTGGGGACCGGAATGTTCAGTTCGTCGAAGCACCACTGGTAGAGGGCGCTTTTTTAGCGGCAGTCTTAAGTGGTCAATCAAAATCGCTGGATGATATTGTATCCGGCGTCAAGGCAGAATTTTCGTAA
- a CDS encoding DUF7225 domain-containing protein, with product MSIYEQLKEMLKHKKEEVVTPSEMKEALFRKYGTNKDSVILSDYCYNRSNRGISFNKHLFVYLNYGMYKYIGENADYNGLIYARTRNSPDDQVVGIWTDGKKQLSINELLENQEFLKGNYITQLFEEYMDILKFEMNVLGCKATELRHLIGRLGEFFCAIHTKGKLAHVTNQHGFDVISNGRRISVKTTAQKSGFISLNIRTLDQFDDIFIVQFLNNEFRLLFYAPKDQLPKGRIYKQRLEVDLSSLKQEQLV from the coding sequence ATTTCTATTTATGAACAGCTTAAAGAGATGTTAAAACATAAAAAAGAAGAAGTTGTAACTCCGAGTGAAATGAAAGAAGCCTTGTTTCGCAAATATGGAACAAATAAAGATAGTGTGATACTTTCAGACTATTGTTACAATCGTTCAAACCGTGGAATTTCTTTTAATAAGCATTTATTTGTTTATCTAAATTATGGAATGTATAAATATATTGGCGAAAATGCTGATTATAACGGATTAATTTATGCGCGAACACGAAATTCTCCCGATGATCAAGTAGTAGGGATATGGACAGACGGAAAAAAGCAACTGTCTATAAATGAATTATTAGAAAATCAGGAATTTCTTAAAGGTAATTACATAACCCAACTATTTGAAGAGTATATGGATATTTTGAAATTTGAAATGAACGTTCTTGGTTGTAAAGCCACAGAGTTGCGTCATTTAATAGGTCGATTGGGAGAGTTTTTTTGTGCTATACATACGAAAGGGAAATTAGCTCATGTGACCAACCAACACGGTTTTGATGTAATTAGTAATGGAAGAAGGATTAGTGTAAAAACAACGGCTCAAAAATCTGGTTTCATTTCATTGAATATAAGAACTTTAGATCAATTTGATGATATCTTCATAGTCCAGTTTCTAAATAATGAATTTCGCTTATTATTTTATGCACCAAAAGATCAACTACCTAAGGGGCGGATTTACAAACAGCGGTTAGAAGTTGATTTATCTTCTTTAAAACAAGAGCAACTCGTATGA
- the dhaL gene encoding dihydroxyacetone kinase subunit DhaL yields MKLSTAAFREALLKAAAELEQHKDELTDLDREIGDGDHGINMSRGFQAVQKELEAQEEYEDLGVLSKQVGMTLIKTVGGASGPLYGTAFVKFAGAFKGKTEVEGAELAAAFKEATDGIKMRGKSEFGQKTMVDIWTPFYEALEQESDLNQALDQALVDTKERVATKGRASYFGDATKDVQDPGALSSSLLLRAITEEMS; encoded by the coding sequence ATGAAGTTATCAACTGCAGCATTCCGTGAAGCATTGCTTAAAGCAGCTGCCGAGCTGGAACAACATAAAGATGAATTGACGGATCTTGACCGGGAAATTGGTGACGGGGACCACGGCATCAATATGTCACGTGGCTTCCAAGCCGTTCAAAAAGAACTCGAAGCACAAGAGGAATATGAAGATCTTGGTGTCTTATCAAAACAAGTCGGAATGACGTTGATTAAAACCGTTGGGGGGGCGTCCGGTCCGCTTTACGGTACGGCGTTCGTTAAATTTGCCGGAGCGTTTAAAGGAAAAACAGAAGTCGAGGGTGCAGAACTGGCAGCGGCTTTTAAAGAAGCGACGGATGGCATCAAAATGCGCGGGAAGTCAGAGTTTGGACAAAAAACGATGGTGGATATTTGGACACCGTTTTACGAAGCGCTCGAACAAGAGAGTGATTTGAATCAAGCACTGGATCAAGCATTGGTGGATACAAAAGAACGGGTGGCGACAAAAGGACGGGCCTCTTACTTCGGGGATGCGACGAAAGATGTTCAGGATCCAGGTGCCTTATCGAGTTCACTTTTACTTCGAGCCATTACGGAGGAAATGTCATGA
- a CDS encoding (4Fe-4S)-binding protein: protein MKKAYEGKDITVYFDADVCVHSGHCVKSLPTVFDVKKRPWIEADGAPVEDVMRVVDGCPSGALSYERREA from the coding sequence ATGAAAAAGGCATATGAAGGAAAAGACATCACGGTTTATTTTGATGCCGATGTCTGCGTGCATTCCGGTCATTGTGTGAAGAGTTTACCGACCGTCTTTGATGTCAAAAAACGTCCGTGGATTGAAGCAGACGGGGCGCCGGTCGAAGACGTCATGCGGGTCGTCGATGGTTGTCCGAGCGGTGCTTTATCTTATGAACGGAGGGAAGCCTGA